The following proteins are co-located in the Microcystis wesenbergii NRERC-220 genome:
- a CDS encoding BON domain-containing protein, producing the protein MKKITTLILSSLLLIGTVACGNNAKTSTNAPSSTEETGQVPDTKTVQKNQSDASSQVRRNQLNSDIRAREQRNNLTGGDADRANSDLSSEVRSKLEANIPKGQLTVSAKDGAVVVSGTVETQEQLDKIDPLAKQIKGVNSVKVTAKVALSN; encoded by the coding sequence ATGAAAAAGATCACAACTTTAATCCTCAGCAGCCTTCTACTGATTGGAACTGTGGCTTGTGGGAACAACGCTAAAACTAGCACCAACGCCCCTTCTTCCACAGAGGAAACGGGGCAAGTTCCTGATACTAAAACAGTCCAAAAGAACCAAAGCGATGCGTCTAGTCAAGTGCGCCGAAATCAACTCAATTCTGATATTCGCGCTCGTGAGCAACGCAACAATCTAACTGGAGGAGATGCGGATCGCGCCAACAGTGACCTTTCCAGTGAAGTTCGCTCTAAGCTAGAAGCCAACATCCCGAAAGGGCAACTTACAGTTTCTGCTAAAGATGGAGCGGTAGTCGTCTCTGGAACCGTAGAAACTCAAGAGCAACTCGACAAAATTGACCCCTTGGCAAAACAAATCAAGGGTGTCAATAGTGTCAAAGTTACAGCAAAGGTGGCGTTGTCAAATTGA
- a CDS encoding IS4 family transposase: MLPSFYQACLQASLTQAQYLTLQILILLLQSHRTVQLERLAALFPQPITFESRRRNLQRFLKLPQLSVKLLWFPLIKHIIKQEFSEKNKNRHQRRKLKKLKHLGHLLLVIDRTDWKGRNLFVASVICGKRALPVYWILLDKQGSSNLGNQKNFLKPVLKFLKSYPVVVIGDREFHSVQLGKWLDEKGIAFILRQKKGTSLLLSGEENYQPLKALDIQPGTQHFFSDIYHTSAHKLGPFNLATRWKRRYRSKQAEAPWYLLTNLDSLDETLNLYESRFGIEAMFKDCKTGGYNIEKTKVSEPRFLALVLLIAIAYSLNTIRGQQLNIFPHRVYICRLKESNRSAERHSDFWIGTYGTFWVESMDIFSELALSLIRLKPQKNPYFSKGLTAMSLIKQAL, from the coding sequence ATGTTACCATCATTCTATCAGGCCTGTTTACAAGCCAGCTTGACACAAGCACAATATCTGACTCTACAAATTCTTATACTGCTCCTACAAAGCCATAGAACAGTACAATTGGAGAGATTGGCCGCCTTATTTCCCCAACCAATTACCTTTGAAAGCAGAAGAAGAAATTTACAAAGGTTTCTCAAGTTACCGCAATTAAGTGTAAAATTGTTATGGTTTCCGCTAATTAAACACATTATTAAGCAAGAGTTTAGCGAAAAAAATAAAAATCGACATCAAAGAAGAAAACTGAAAAAACTTAAGCATCTGGGACATCTATTATTGGTAATTGACCGAACAGATTGGAAAGGAAGAAATTTGTTTGTAGCTAGTGTTATTTGTGGAAAAAGGGCGTTACCTGTGTACTGGATATTGTTAGATAAACAAGGAAGCAGTAATTTAGGGAACCAAAAAAACTTTCTCAAGCCGGTATTAAAATTTTTGAAATCCTACCCAGTTGTCGTGATAGGCGACCGAGAATTTCACAGTGTTCAACTAGGAAAGTGGCTAGACGAAAAGGGGATAGCCTTTATTCTGAGACAAAAGAAGGGAACATCTTTGCTATTATCAGGTGAAGAAAACTATCAACCTCTAAAAGCTCTAGATATTCAACCGGGGACTCAGCATTTTTTTTCGGATATTTATCATACATCTGCTCATAAACTTGGCCCTTTTAATTTGGCCACTCGCTGGAAAAGACGCTACCGTAGTAAACAAGCCGAAGCTCCTTGGTATCTTCTTACTAATCTTGACTCTTTGGATGAGACTTTAAATTTATATGAATCTCGTTTTGGCATTGAAGCAATGTTCAAAGATTGTAAAACGGGAGGTTATAATATCGAGAAAACTAAAGTTAGCGAACCGCGTTTTTTAGCTCTTGTTTTATTAATTGCTATCGCCTATTCTTTAAATACAATACGGGGTCAACAACTCAATATTTTCCCCCACCGTGTTTATATTTGTCGCCTCAAAGAATCTAATCGTTCTGCTGAAAGACATAGTGATTTTTGGATAGGGACTTATGGTACTTTTTGGGTTGAGTCGATGGATATTTTTTCGGAACTTGCCCTTTCTTTGATACGCCTCAAACCCCAGAAAAACCCTTATTTCTCCAAAGGGTTAACGGCTATGAGCCTTATCAAGCAAGCTCTTTAA
- a CDS encoding transposase, which translates to MGERPSALVHPRYEWLYVYGFVELKTGKTLWYLIPRVNHQWLSLVYQSLAKDVGLSAEKIVLLVQDNAGGHRSQKLEVPDGIMLDFLPAYSPELQPAERLWSLVDELLVNQYFETIEEIEEILITRCQYLETMTNEIKNLTNTKSCYQRLIIYYPCCMSACPDM; encoded by the coding sequence ATAGGAGAAAGGCCTTCTGCCCTAGTACATCCTCGTTATGAATGGTTATATGTTTACGGATTTGTTGAGCTAAAAACAGGAAAAACACTCTGGTATTTAATCCCAAGAGTTAATCATCAATGGTTAAGTTTAGTCTATCAATCTTTGGCAAAAGATGTCGGGTTATCGGCAGAAAAAATTGTCCTATTAGTACAAGATAATGCTGGGGGGCATAGAAGTCAAAAACTTGAAGTTCCCGATGGAATCATGCTCGATTTTCTACCAGCTTATTCGCCAGAACTACAGCCAGCCGAGAGATTGTGGTCTCTAGTAGATGAACTTCTGGTTAATCAGTATTTTGAGACGATTGAAGAAATAGAAGAAATTCTGATAACTCGTTGTCAGTATCTCGAAACAATGACTAATGAAATTAAAAACTTGACTAATACTAAATCCTGTTATCAAAGACTGATTATTTATTACCCCTGTTGCATGAGTGCCTGTCCTGATATGTAG
- a CDS encoding helix-turn-helix domain-containing protein, translating into MPKKAYLAEHLSSEELKDRYRSSQDSVETRRWHLLWKISLGWTIKNAAVAVGLDYQYSFKILKRYNELGEEGVKNLKKKSAEHRRGKEPLLKEEQFEKLKEELKERPADGGIWTGPKVARWIEKETGREKVWNQRGWDYLKKSRYSCQKPSPKHKKGDPVEQEKLKQNLPVKVQELKDKFPNSQVEVWFFDEHRVGLKPIIRKV; encoded by the coding sequence ATGCCTAAGAAAGCTTACTTAGCCGAACATCTAAGTTCAGAAGAACTGAAGGATAGATATAGAAGCAGTCAAGACTCAGTGGAAACAAGAAGATGGCACTTATTGTGGAAAATATCCTTAGGATGGACAATCAAAAATGCGGCAGTAGCTGTGGGGTTAGATTATCAATATAGTTTTAAAATTCTCAAGAGATATAATGAATTAGGAGAAGAAGGAGTTAAAAATCTCAAGAAAAAAAGTGCAGAACATCGGAGAGGAAAAGAACCTTTATTGAAGGAAGAACAATTTGAAAAATTAAAAGAAGAACTGAAAGAACGTCCTGCGGATGGAGGAATCTGGACAGGTCCGAAGGTAGCCAGATGGATAGAAAAGGAAACAGGACGAGAAAAAGTGTGGAATCAAAGGGGATGGGATTACTTAAAAAAGTCGAGATATTCTTGTCAAAAGCCCAGTCCAAAACATAAAAAGGGAGACCCAGTTGAACAAGAAAAACTTAAGCAAAATTTACCAGTAAAAGTCCAAGAATTAAAAGATAAATTTCCCAATTCTCAGGTGGAAGTCTGGTTTTTTGACGAACATCGAGTTGGCTTAAAACCAATCATTAGAAAAGTCTAG
- a CDS encoding transposase — MINENCQFLLTKSETLPTTIDCLIQHIPLETQGGFTASDLYQILVRAASNCDSIENTAKMLKNSSCGRNIRHHLDKINDFDTLESQVNLALQSQVLPRIKKRKLKLAIDLNLIPYYGEPSDSEKPYIYRSQAKQGTCSFYAYATLYLIKKGKRLTLAIRGIRNTDTTVAIITYLLALGSLLKIDFKTLYLDRGFFSIAVIRWLQALKIPFIMPAIIRGKTGGIKQFIQGNKSYQTTYTMGQDQNNCVTFDLWIVCKYKKGKRNQHGIEYFAYVVYLPSIKLDYIHTAYRQRFGIETSYRIKNICRLKTPNKKPVIRLLFIGISFLLVNIWVNLLWRKVCFPRRGGRLIYRELFTFQQMLSFLRQAVDKIYQVVDTIYLPSG; from the coding sequence TTGATTAACGAAAACTGCCAATTTTTACTAACAAAATCAGAAACATTACCAACAACAATTGATTGTTTAATTCAACATATTCCTCTCGAAACTCAGGGGGGATTTACTGCCTCAGACTTGTATCAAATATTAGTCAGGGCGGCCAGCAATTGCGACAGCATTGAAAACACAGCTAAAATGCTTAAAAATTCTAGCTGTGGTCGAAATATTCGCCATCATTTAGACAAAATAAATGATTTTGATACTTTAGAATCCCAAGTTAATCTAGCCTTACAAAGTCAGGTATTGCCAAGAATCAAAAAAAGAAAGCTTAAGTTGGCAATTGACCTAAATTTAATTCCTTATTATGGTGAACCATCTGATAGCGAAAAACCTTATATTTACCGAAGTCAGGCTAAACAGGGAACTTGCTCATTTTATGCTTATGCGACCTTATATCTTATTAAAAAAGGAAAAAGATTAACTTTAGCTATTAGAGGAATTCGGAATACGGACACAACTGTCGCCATTATTACCTATTTATTAGCATTAGGCTCTCTTCTAAAGATAGATTTTAAAACTCTTTATTTAGACCGAGGCTTTTTTAGTATTGCTGTTATTCGTTGGCTACAAGCTTTGAAAATACCTTTCATTATGCCAGCAATTATTCGAGGTAAAACAGGGGGAATTAAGCAATTTATTCAAGGAAATAAAAGTTATCAAACTACTTATACTATGGGGCAAGACCAAAATAATTGTGTAACTTTTGATTTATGGATAGTTTGTAAGTACAAAAAAGGCAAAAGAAACCAGCATGGAATTGAATATTTTGCTTATGTAGTTTATTTGCCATCTATTAAACTAGATTATATTCATACTGCTTATCGTCAACGTTTTGGCATTGAGACTAGCTATAGAATTAAAAATATTTGTCGCCTTAAAACTCCCAATAAAAAGCCAGTTATTCGCTTATTATTTATCGGAATTTCCTTTCTTCTTGTTAATATTTGGGTTAATTTATTATGGCGAAAAGTTTGTTTTCCGAGACGTGGGGGACGCTTAATTTATCGAGAGTTATTTACTTTTCAACAAATGCTCTCGTTTTTAAGGCAAGCCGTTGATAAAATCTATCAAGTTGTTGATACCATCTATTTGCCTTCTGGCTAA
- a CDS encoding lmo0937 family membrane protein has protein sequence MFDLVWTAVVILFILWLLGFSINIGGGLIHLLLVLVLIGVVYNLFMRRR, from the coding sequence ATGTTTGATCTCGTTTGGACTGCCGTTGTTATACTTTTCATCCTCTGGTTGTTAGGATTCTCCATTAACATTGGCGGCGGCTTAATCCACCTGCTTTTGGTTTTGGTGCTGATTGGCGTTGTCTACAACTTGTTTATGAGGCGACGGTAA
- a CDS encoding CsbD family protein produces MSLQQIRRFFVTIILTIMLAITIAFDFGTTNSWAATLPTQSQTQIASMNRAKAVTKNIEGKAQEAIGNMTGDPKDQMMGKAKQVESQARNAAEDIKDQMKLKGRAKAVTKNIEGKAQEAIGKATGNRQDQVAGKAKQVESQVRNTVEDVKDQVQDILN; encoded by the coding sequence ATGTCACTTCAACAGATTCGTCGCTTTTTTGTCACCATTATTTTAACTATAATGCTGGCAATTACTATAGCTTTTGATTTTGGAACTACAAATAGTTGGGCTGCAACTTTACCCACCCAATCGCAGACTCAAATCGCAAGCATGAATCGAGCCAAGGCAGTTACGAAAAATATTGAAGGCAAAGCTCAAGAAGCGATTGGCAACATGACAGGCGATCCCAAAGATCAGATGATGGGAAAAGCCAAGCAAGTCGAAAGTCAGGCTCGTAACGCAGCAGAAGATATAAAAGACCAGATGAAGTTAAAAGGGCGGGCAAAAGCAGTCACAAAGAACATTGAAGGCAAAGCTCAAGAAGCGATAGGTAAAGCTACTGGCAACCGCCAAGATCAAGTTGCTGGAAAAGCTAAACAAGTCGAAAGCCAAGTTCGCAATACAGTAGAAGATGTGAAAGATCAGGTTCAAGATATACTCAATTAA
- a CDS encoding CsbD family protein, with translation MSLKDRTEATAKNIEGKVQEAVGDLTGDPKAQAEGKEKQAEAKVRHTIEDVKDEVKKIID, from the coding sequence ATGAGCTTAAAAGATAGAACCGAGGCAACCGCCAAAAATATCGAAGGTAAAGTTCAAGAAGCAGTAGGAGATCTGACTGGCGATCCCAAAGCTCAGGCAGAGGGCAAGGAAAAACAGGCAGAGGCAAAAGTTCGTCACACTATCGAAGATGTGAAAGATGAAGTCAAAAAAATTATTGATTAG
- a CDS encoding IS701 family transposase, producing MGETTPSAMPPCFERWCARFDDCFKNQSQKDGFRHYLGGLLGESERKNLTQMADNSVGVVYHRLHHFLTEAPWSATQINQRRLEVMNKCSQTRIGVGFTMILDDSGHRKSGNFTEGVGRQYLGEIGKTDNGVVVVTTHLYDGKKSLPLDIESYQPASSLLSGKEDEELKKKPELGLELIDRSLKRKYRPKIVLIEAGYGNNTPFLKELEKRKLKYLGGGAKNRKIIRKKESGIEEKISLEKLAKSLKPESFTPVILSVEKPKTLYVFIVSARIASLEEERTFAIVMNASSWEEATDIDYFITNVQAEKVTPQWVVETYSPRNWVEVFYREAKGWLGLREYQVREKESLLRHFILVFCAYTFILWHHLTGGLQRRWANKPLETFTDALEAFRTAMSFRFFPWLTQNIDVFSAHKAALGYIWA from the coding sequence ATGGGAGAAACGACCCCATCCGCTATGCCGCCCTGCTTCGAGAGATGGTGCGCTAGATTCGATGACTGTTTCAAAAACCAGTCGCAAAAAGATGGCTTCCGACACTATTTAGGCGGATTATTAGGAGAAAGCGAGCGAAAAAACCTAACCCAGATGGCGGATAACTCGGTGGGGGTGGTTTATCACCGATTACATCACTTTTTAACCGAGGCTCCTTGGTCGGCGACGCAAATTAACCAACGTCGTCTGGAAGTGATGAACAAATGCTCGCAGACTAGGATCGGCGTGGGCTTCACGATGATTCTGGATGATTCGGGACATCGAAAAAGTGGCAATTTTACCGAGGGAGTCGGAAGACAATACCTCGGTGAGATCGGCAAGACAGACAACGGAGTAGTGGTAGTAACCACCCATCTCTACGACGGGAAAAAAAGCTTACCCTTAGACATCGAGAGCTATCAACCGGCATCTTCTCTACTATCGGGAAAAGAAGACGAAGAGTTGAAAAAGAAACCCGAACTCGGACTCGAATTAATCGACCGAAGTTTAAAGCGAAAATACCGACCGAAAATTGTCTTGATAGAGGCGGGGTATGGAAACAACACGCCGTTTCTGAAAGAGTTAGAAAAGAGAAAACTAAAGTATTTAGGAGGAGGGGCTAAAAATCGAAAAATTATCCGAAAAAAGGAATCAGGAATCGAGGAAAAAATCAGTCTGGAGAAATTAGCAAAAAGCTTGAAGCCAGAGAGTTTTACCCCAGTAATTCTCTCAGTTGAAAAACCGAAAACCCTGTACGTATTTATTGTTTCTGCTCGCATCGCTTCTTTAGAAGAAGAGAGAACTTTTGCCATCGTCATGAACGCGAGTTCTTGGGAAGAAGCGACGGACATCGATTATTTTATCACGAATGTCCAGGCGGAAAAAGTAACCCCGCAGTGGGTAGTAGAAACTTACTCGCCAAGAAATTGGGTAGAAGTTTTCTATCGAGAGGCGAAAGGATGGTTAGGGCTAAGAGAATATCAGGTTCGCGAGAAAGAAAGCCTTCTTCGCCATTTTATCCTGGTGTTTTGTGCCTACACTTTTATTCTCTGGCATCACTTAACCGGGGGACTACAAAGGCGATGGGCGAATAAACCTTTGGAGACATTTACTGATGCTTTGGAGGCTTTTCGTACAGCGATGTCTTTTCGTTTTTTCCCTTGGCTAACGCAGAATATTGATGTCTTTTCCGCTCACAAAGCGGCTTTGGGCTACATTTGGGCTTGA
- a CDS encoding Thivi_2564 family membrane protein, giving the protein MDLVQFVVVIIVVGVLLWLVNNYIPMDSKIKQILNIVVVIALVLWILKVFGLLSFLKGIRIGR; this is encoded by the coding sequence ATGGATCTGGTCCAGTTTGTGGTAGTCATCATCGTGGTTGGGGTTCTATTGTGGCTCGTGAACAACTACATTCCGATGGACAGCAAGATCAAGCAAATCCTGAACATTGTGGTTGTCATCGCCCTCGTTTTGTGGATTCTTAAGGTGTTCGGATTGCTGAGTTTTCTCAAGGGAATTCGTATCGGTAGGTGA
- a CDS encoding transposase — protein MPYLEQGSRFVDKRHLTVLSWMVTALLSSQSLNQARWEPFVQSRAEQANSYQRRWNRFCQNGRVAVEKIYIPLILKAIETWKEKGERLYLAIDTTLLWNQYCFVYLAVVCGGRAVPLMWMGLEHGSASLAFEKYEPLLDRAKGYLQGFENVMLLADRGFANQQLIQWLRKNTWHWCLRLPCDTLIYGVRRRGFGYEVRELYPPKRQACFYRNVQVWQEARITAHLALASVPGVKDNWAILSHEPPTLDTFWQYGLRFPIEHLFLDSKSGVFDWEHSRVRSAACLERLYLIVAISILFATLTGMAVQQSGSRRQVDAHFRRGLSYLKIGLRWLAGVVHKARPFLRLDHLFSVDPFPCFASRKARQDYYGKITFSFIQEFEAFT, from the coding sequence ATGCCATATCTAGAACAAGGAAGCCGATTTGTGGATAAAAGACATTTAACCGTCCTCAGTTGGATGGTGACAGCCCTACTCAGTAGTCAAAGTCTCAATCAAGCCAGATGGGAACCCTTTGTACAAAGCAGAGCCGAACAAGCCAATAGTTATCAGAGACGGTGGAATCGCTTTTGCCAGAATGGAAGAGTAGCGGTGGAAAAGATATACATCCCCTTAATATTGAAAGCCATCGAGACTTGGAAGGAGAAGGGGGAAAGACTTTATCTAGCAATAGATACCACTCTGTTGTGGAATCAATACTGCTTTGTCTATCTAGCGGTGGTCTGCGGGGGGAGAGCCGTCCCCTTGATGTGGATGGGATTAGAACATGGTAGTGCCAGCCTAGCTTTTGAGAAATACGAACCCTTGTTGGACAGAGCCAAAGGCTATCTTCAGGGCTTTGAGAATGTCATGCTGTTAGCCGACCGAGGCTTTGCCAATCAGCAATTAATTCAATGGCTCAGGAAAAATACTTGGCATTGGTGTCTTCGCTTACCTTGCGATACCCTCATTTACGGTGTTCGCCGTCGGGGTTTTGGCTATGAGGTCAGAGAACTCTATCCTCCCAAACGGCAAGCCTGCTTTTATCGCAACGTTCAAGTCTGGCAGGAGGCTAGAATCACTGCTCATCTTGCTTTAGCCTCTGTTCCAGGGGTTAAGGATAATTGGGCAATTCTGAGCCATGAACCTCCTACCCTTGACACCTTCTGGCAGTATGGTCTTCGTTTTCCCATTGAACATCTCTTTCTCGACAGTAAATCGGGCGTTTTTGACTGGGAACATTCTCGTGTTCGCTCTGCTGCTTGTTTAGAACGTCTCTATCTCATTGTTGCCATTTCTATTCTCTTTGCTACTTTAACTGGCATGGCGGTTCAACAATCTGGCTCTCGCCGTCAGGTTGATGCTCATTTTCGGCGTGGTTTGAGTTATTTGAAAATTGGTTTACGTTGGCTGGCGGGAGTTGTTCATAAGGCGCGTCCCTTCTTGCGACTTGACCACTTATTTTCTGTTGACCCTTTTCCCTGTTTTGCTTCTCGCAAAGCTCGTCAGGATTATTATGGCAAAATTACCTTTTCTTTTATTCAGGAGTTTGAGGCTTTCACATAA
- a CDS encoding transposase — protein sequence MLVNVKFYYRIQRFCPYGYCHKSERFEALKLGHCSERVSVISGWWRGSTIAPMVFEGYCNTELVCEWIEQLLLPELLPGQIIIIDNASFHPKERIKKLLAKAGCEVLFLPAYSPDINKIEKFWARLKNYVSQIINDSENLVDAVSKAFRHLS from the coding sequence ATGCTTGTCAATGTAAAGTTTTATTACAGGATTCAACGTTTCTGCCCTTATGGATATTGTCACAAATCAGAAAGATTTGAGGCTTTAAAGTTAGGTCACTGTAGCGAAAGAGTTAGTGTGATCAGCGGTTGGTGGCGTGGTTCCACTATCGCGCCAATGGTGTTTGAGGGGTACTGTAATACAGAGTTGGTGTGTGAGTGGATAGAACAATTGCTATTACCCGAACTACTACCCGGTCAAATTATCATCATTGATAACGCCAGTTTTCATCCCAAAGAGAGAATCAAAAAATTGTTAGCTAAAGCGGGATGTGAAGTGCTATTTTTACCCGCCTATTCTCCAGATATCAACAAAATTGAAAAGTTCTGGGCTAGATTGAAAAACTATGTTAGTCAGATTATCAATGATAGTGAAAACCTTGTGGATGCTGTGAGTAAAGCCTTCAGGCATCTGTCCTAA
- a CDS encoding IS4 family transposase codes for MMTNFSKLIKELLKPLPKNDYPALDTFTFLSCWIGFALDKSIVSMRDLCSRMVLQGINVNLSTFSKASKIRETSPFEKVIVELNKRLVAKKGIENARALFPIDSTIISLTSKLLWSQGWHQVKLFSGLNSITTEVVGILIHFGQGHDSKEGGKTIEAIPVNGVGAMDRGFASNQRITELLESSDKHFVLRVKNNISLEMLENGKCKLGKDKRQIEVRVVAFCDLESQTEFRLATDLPLEGEGAVSNEEVAEIYIQRWQIELLWKFLKMHLKLDNLITKNENGIRLQIYSCIIAYLILQLIDIEEGFGKSLLDKLRYLQSFMCQHISYVHWFRRIVYSI; via the coding sequence CTGATGACGAATTTTTCAAAACTCATAAAAGAGCTTCTCAAACCACTGCCTAAAAATGACTACCCCGCTTTAGATACTTTTACATTTTTGTCCTGTTGGATTGGTTTTGCTTTAGATAAAAGCATCGTCAGTATGAGGGACTTATGCAGTAGAATGGTACTTCAAGGAATTAATGTAAATTTATCCACATTTTCTAAGGCAAGCAAAATTAGAGAAACAAGTCCATTTGAGAAAGTCATTGTCGAATTAAATAAGCGTTTAGTTGCCAAAAAAGGAATAGAGAATGCGCGAGCTTTATTTCCTATTGACTCAACAATAATTAGCTTAACCAGTAAATTACTATGGTCCCAGGGATGGCATCAAGTAAAACTATTCTCTGGTCTTAATAGTATCACAACAGAGGTGGTCGGAATACTCATCCATTTTGGTCAAGGTCATGACTCAAAAGAAGGAGGAAAAACGATAGAAGCAATTCCTGTAAATGGAGTTGGAGCAATGGATAGAGGATTTGCGTCTAATCAAAGAATCACCGAATTATTAGAGAGTAGTGACAAGCATTTTGTCTTGAGAGTGAAAAATAATATTAGCCTAGAGATGCTCGAAAATGGCAAGTGTAAACTCGGAAAAGATAAAAGACAAATAGAAGTAAGAGTAGTCGCTTTTTGCGACCTAGAAAGTCAAACAGAATTTCGGCTGGCGACAGATTTACCTCTAGAAGGAGAAGGAGCAGTTAGTAATGAAGAAGTTGCCGAAATTTACATCCAAAGATGGCAAATAGAACTGCTGTGGAAATTTTTAAAAATGCATCTAAAGTTGGATAATCTAATCACTAAAAACGAGAACGGAATCCGCCTACAGATCTATAGTTGCATTATCGCTTATCTGATTCTACAGCTAATAGATATTGAAGAAGGATTTGGGAAAAGCTTATTAGACAAACTGCGCTATTTACAGAGTTTCATGTGTCAACATATTAGCTATGTACACTGGTTCCGGAGGATTGTCTATTCAATTTAA
- a CDS encoding IS4 family transposase, producing the protein MLPSFYQACLQASLTQAQYLTLQILILLLQSHRTVQLERLAALFPQPITFESRRRNLQRFLKLPQLSVKLLWFPLIKHIIKQEFSEKNKNRHQRRKLKKLKHLGHLLLVIDRTDWKGRNLFVASVICGKRALPVYWILLDKQGSSNLGNQKNFLKPVLKFLKSYPVVVIGDREFHSVQLGKWLDEKGIAFILRQKKGTSLLLSGEENYQPLKALDIQPGTQHFFSDIYHTSAHKLGPFNLATRWKRRYRSKQAEAPWYLLTNLDSLDETLNLYESRFGIEAMFKDCKTGGEKTKVSEPRFLALVLLIAIAYSLNTIRGQQLNIFPHRVYICRLKESNRSAERHSDFWIGTYGTFWVESMDIFSELALSLIRLKPQKNPYFSKGLTAMSLIKQAL; encoded by the coding sequence ATGTTACCATCATTCTATCAGGCCTGTTTACAAGCCAGCTTGACACAAGCACAATATCTGACTCTACAAATTCTTATACTGCTCCTACAAAGCCATAGAACAGTACAATTGGAGAGATTGGCCGCCTTATTTCCCCAACCAATTACCTTTGAAAGCAGAAGAAGAAATTTACAAAGGTTTCTCAAGTTACCGCAATTAAGTGTAAAATTGTTATGGTTTCCGCTAATTAAACACATTATTAAGCAAGAGTTTAGCGAAAAAAATAAAAATCGACATCAAAGAAGAAAACTGAAAAAACTTAAGCATCTGGGACATCTATTATTGGTAATTGACCGAACAGATTGGAAAGGAAGAAATTTGTTTGTAGCTAGTGTTATTTGTGGAAAAAGGGCGTTACCTGTGTACTGGATATTGTTAGATAAACAAGGAAGCAGTAATTTAGGGAACCAAAAAAACTTTCTCAAGCCGGTATTAAAATTTTTGAAATCCTACCCAGTTGTCGTGATAGGCGACCGAGAATTTCACAGTGTTCAACTAGGAAAGTGGCTAGACGAAAAGGGGATAGCCTTTATTCTGAGACAAAAGAAGGGAACATCTTTGCTATTATCAGGTGAAGAAAACTATCAACCTCTAAAAGCTCTAGATATTCAACCGGGGACTCAGCATTTTTTTTCGGATATTTATCATACATCTGCTCATAAACTTGGCCCTTTTAATTTGGCCACTCGCTGGAAAAGACGCTACCGTAGTAAACAAGCCGAAGCTCCTTGGTATCTTCTTACTAATCTTGACTCTTTGGATGAGACTTTAAATTTATATGAATCTCGTTTTGGCATTGAAGCAATGTTCAAAGATTGTAAAACGGGAGGTGAGAAAACTAAAGTTAGCGAACCGCGTTTTTTAGCTCTTGTTTTATTAATTGCTATCGCCTATTCTTTAAATACAATACGGGGTCAACAACTCAATATTTTCCCCCACCGTGTTTATATTTGTCGCCTCAAAGAATCTAATCGTTCTGCTGAAAGACATAGTGATTTTTGGATAGGGACTTATGGTACTTTTTGGGTTGAGTCGATGGATATTTTTTCGGAACTTGCCCTTTCTTTGATACGCCTCAAACCCCAGAAAAACCCTTATTTCTCCAAAGGGTTAACGGCTATGAGCCTTATCAAGCAAGCTCTTTAA
- a CDS encoding IS630 transposase-related protein: MAAPYSDDLRQKAVSAVERGEKKSHVCRTLNISRNTLDIWLKRKKQTGTVAAKTNYRRGPKPQIDDLEAFQKLAEQYGHLTQEKMAQKWANPVSRMRIGQALKRIGFTLKG, translated from the coding sequence ATGGCAGCACCCTATAGTGATGATTTAAGACAGAAAGCAGTGAGTGCCGTAGAGCGAGGGGAGAAAAAAAGCCATGTCTGTCGCACCCTCAATATTAGTCGTAATACATTAGACATCTGGCTGAAACGGAAGAAACAAACTGGGACGGTGGCCGCTAAAACTAACTATCGTCGAGGGCCGAAGCCCCAAATTGACGATTTAGAAGCCTTTCAAAAGTTGGCCGAACAATATGGGCATTTGACCCAAGAAAAAATGGCCCAAAAATGGGCTAACCCAGTCAGTAGGATGAGAATTGGTCAAGCCCTCAAAAGAATTGGATTTACTCTCAAGGGGTGA